The genomic DNA TTTTTAGGCATATATCAGTATTTTTTTCAAAGTTTAATGGTGCGGATGCTTTTTTGACCGAATTATTCGAAGTAATATTTATCTTCGGAGGAAACTTTAGAAGAGTATTGTTTCCTGAATGGTTGAGTCTAATGATTACCCTAACTGTAAAATAAATGACTATAGCAATAATAAATATTAAAACCCAAGTACTTGAAAACTTTATATAATAGCTTAAAAATTCAGATTTTAAAATACCTGTCTTATCTTTTAAAATCAGGATTTTTACCAGTTTAAGTTTTTTAGCTAGACCCATTATAGTACCTAACAAAGTTATTATTACAAATCCCAATACAGCCATTTTAGAAAGTTGTTTAAAGTAATCACCGGCATTGACTTTTTCATCCCCAGTAGATGAAACTGTTGCTTTACTTGTATCAATTATAATTGTAATAAGAAAAGCAGCTAAATATAATATAGCTGAAGCTTTAATAAAATCAATCATATAAATTCCCCTTTCTGATATTTGTTAGTCGAAATAGCCAATATTCTTTTCCAAATTAGAAAAGTTCTTTGAAACACCCTTCCACCAGTTTTTATCTTCTGCGTATCCGTGACCGTCTCTATTTATCCATTTGATAACATCCTCAGTAGCCGGACAATTTTTACTTAAACGTAATATTGTTTTAGCAGCACCTTTAGCAGATGTTTCTATTCCTGGATTATAGGTTTGCCATGAGCCAGGTATTCCAGAACCAGGCTTGGTGACATTGAAAGGATTATTAGCTATTTTTTGTGCTCTGGGGTTAGTCCTAGGAACATACGATTGTTCCTGCCCTACAACGGCAAACATAAGAAATGGATTTAAATCGCTATCTTTAGCAACTCCTATAATTGTAGAAAAATAGGGTTCTTCGCTTAACTTGGAGTTCCTTTTCTTATCAAGCCACTCCTGAAGCTTTTGAGTATTTATGTTTCTATATCGAATGTCTGCATATGTACGGATTTTTAAACCACTGCTACTAGCTGACTTTTGAATACTCTCAAGCTCCTTTAAGAAGTCATAAGGATTTACCAAATTTCCATCTATGTACATCTGAAAATGAATATGTGGAGATGTGCCAGTATCAGCTCCCGGTTTAGAAAAGCTTGATGTGCTCCCGGAGGATCCAATGTAACCAATAACCTCACCGGCCTTAACAACAATATTTGTATTGTTAGCAACAGCTCCATTATAATCTTTGTATATTTGTAAACTAGGCGAATAGTTCTCGAAGTGTGCGTAATAGTATGTTCGCTTATTATCAAGGCTTGTCATTAGTATACGCCACCCACCAAGACCATTCCAACCTATCTTATCTATCTTACAATCTTCAACTGCTAGTGCAGGAGTATTACGATCGGCAAATATATCTATACCTTCATGAGATTCACTCTTGTTATTGTGAGTCCTATCAGCACCAAAGCTGTTTGTATAACTATACTTTACTCCTGGAGGAATAGGAAAGGTAACAGTATTTCCGTTATATGTGTACAAATCATTTTCTCCATCATATGAAGACCAAGAACCAGCGTAATATGTATCGTTTGTATTTGTTAAACATTCTTGACCAGCAAACATAATCATCGGCAGCATACAAGCTATTAGTAAAACAAAAAATAAAAGAATCAAAGGAATTAAAAAAGGAAGTGAGTATATTAGTATTTTTTTCTTTATTATATTCTTCATTAGTTTAATCCTCTTGTTTTGGCAAATTGGTCTATTTCACTTTTCGGTACTGTTACCCTTAAAATATCATATACCGACTCACTCCCAACCTTTTGACTGAATATAAAAGAATGTTTAGGTAATTGCAGCCAGTGATTAACGATTTCTTCAGGCATATTTGCATTTTCAGCCAAACTCAATATCGAATGTTTTTCTAATGGGAAAAATAGTTTATATTTAGTATTTTCCCAAATTGCTTCCCCAATCGTTAAATTCTCTTTAGTACCTTTATTACCACTTTTAAAGAGTATCGCTGGGTTATTAAAGCCCATTATCAATTGACTGTTAAATTTACGACTATCAGTTGCAGATCTCAGCAGGTATGGCAGCTCATCAGGATTGTTTATTGATCTTTGCAACTCATCTTTAACTTCAAAGGAGAGCCTTTCCATTAACATTCTGTCTCTTTTGATCCGCTGCCAGGTGAGATGATTTGCAGATACAATTTTAATTGCATTTAGTCTATTATCTCCTAAGTTATCAGCAGCACCAGAGTAATCAAAAATAACAAGATTAGCATCCTTCAACCAGTCTCCAGAGTCGGCTTTGGAAAATAAATATTTTCTACCACCTGTATGATACATTTTTACATCTTCATAAAGAGCTTTTGCACCACTATTACCTTTTTTGGTTGCATTATGTTTAATTATTTCGAAAAGAGGTATTAAACCAACAGTAGGATTTCTTATTTCCCAAGTATCAGGATCTTCTCTGTAGATTCCTGCATCTTCCCACATAGATATTAAAGCATCGTCAAGTGCATTTTCCTTTTCTTTTGTGAAGTCATCACACAACAATTTTATAATTGCGAAGGTATTATTATAAGCATCATCATATCTTTGTTTGTCAGCATCTAATATAGTATTATATTCGTAGCTGTCTTTGCTGAATTTTCCGGATGGAACTTCCAACATTAGAGGTTTTTCAATGATTGTAGGATCTACAAACAAACCGCTGCTAGCTGAATAATCAATAAGCACAGCACCATCTAAATCTTTAAGTCTTTTATATTCACCGTTTGCATCAAATATATATCCACGATAGTTTTTCATGAGTAAGGAGATTACAATTGCTTTTATAGCAGTAGATTTACCGCTTCCTGCATATCCAGTCATCATCATACTTTCATTGTCGGTTACAGCAAGAGTAAAATCTTTATAAAATGATGTGCAGTCTGCAATTCTATGAGCTAGGTAAGAACCGTTTTCATCCGAAATACTGCCTTGCAAGAATGGATAAATTGCAGCAACTGCATTTATATCCATAACTTGCCCTGGGTAACTATCGAAAATGCTGGTTCCATCTCCTCCCATCCAAGCAAGTTCTAACGCCTTATGTTGCTCTTTTGCAAGGTTATTTATTTTCCAATTGTTATGTCCCATTGAATCTTCGAATGTTTTAATACTGGTATTGAGAAGTTTCAGTGAAGCAGATGAGAATGTAACAGTAATCCATACATCCAGATAGGCTTTTGAATGGTCCCTCAAATAAAGCAAGCCTTTTAAGGCATTTACTTCTTCAACACTTACGGTGTCAATTATCTTGCCTGTTTTTTGAGAATGTATGTTTCTTTCAAGTCTAAGAATTCTGTTATTGGTTTCAGTATTGAATTTAAGCCTAGAAGGACGAAAGTGTACACTAAAATTTACAATTACACTAGGAACAACGTGCTCTCCAGATGTAATAAACTCCAATACACCAGCAAAGCATTCTTGAGGATAGCTAGATACAAGCATTGTTCGAACATACACACCGTTTATTTCAAGTTCTTCAGAGTTAATTTTAACATTAGATCTATTTAATATTTTTATTATATCTAACATAGCATCAGTCCTTTAAATACAAATTTGAAATTGACAATATAAATTTGATTAACACTATACATTGAATAAACATGAAATATATATTATAATATTGAAATATAAATTCTAATTTGCATAGGAGTTGTTTATATTGATTAAGTTAAAGAGTAAAGATATTTTAAAAAAAATGATTGACCTTGATATATCTAGGAGTCAGTTAGCTGCCGAGATGAATGTATCATATAATACTTTACGGCTTTTACTTAGCTCAGAAGATATTTCAAAAACCCAAATAGGTTCTATATTTCAAATGGCTAAGACATTGAAGTTTAACAATGTATATGAAATCATTGAAGAGCATGAAGAGGAGATCCCTTCAAAAAGTATAAAAAGTGATTGTATTGAAACTAATCCCGAGTTAAAAAAAATTATAAATAAATGGGGAGCTTTGGATTAATGGTTTCTTCTACCTCTACCTCTGTTAACTTTTGATTCCTCAGATAACTCAGAAGTATCAAATACTTCTGAGTTTTTATCTTCTTTGAATCCTTTAATATCTTTAATCTTTAAAATCATATTTGCCAGTTTCATCAGTATACTATCATCTTCACCATTTGGAGCAGGACTAGCATCAGATGGAGCTACTTTACCTCTTTCAACAGATGATCCTATTATTAAGTGAGACGAAACAATATCTTCAATAATGTCCCCTCCAATGATTTCGCTGTTTGAAATATTCCTTTGAATATTTAGTATCTCCTCATCGTCAGTATCG from Acetivibrio cellulolyticus CD2 includes the following:
- a CDS encoding helicase HerA domain-containing protein, whose protein sequence is MLDIIKILNRSNVKINSEELEINGVYVRTMLVSSYPQECFAGVLEFITSGEHVVPSVIVNFSVHFRPSRLKFNTETNNRILRLERNIHSQKTGKIIDTVSVEEVNALKGLLYLRDHSKAYLDVWITVTFSSASLKLLNTSIKTFEDSMGHNNWKINNLAKEQHKALELAWMGGDGTSIFDSYPGQVMDINAVAAIYPFLQGSISDENGSYLAHRIADCTSFYKDFTLAVTDNESMMMTGYAGSGKSTAIKAIVISLLMKNYRGYIFDANGEYKRLKDLDGAVLIDYSASSGLFVDPTIIEKPLMLEVPSGKFSKDSYEYNTILDADKQRYDDAYNNTFAIIKLLCDDFTKEKENALDDALISMWEDAGIYREDPDTWEIRNPTVGLIPLFEIIKHNATKKGNSGAKALYEDVKMYHTGGRKYLFSKADSGDWLKDANLVIFDYSGAADNLGDNRLNAIKIVSANHLTWQRIKRDRMLMERLSFEVKDELQRSINNPDELPYLLRSATDSRKFNSQLIMGFNNPAILFKSGNKGTKENLTIGEAIWENTKYKLFFPLEKHSILSLAENANMPEEIVNHWLQLPKHSFIFSQKVGSESVYDILRVTVPKSEIDQFAKTRGLN
- a CDS encoding M23 family metallopeptidase, with amino-acid sequence MKNIIKKKILIYSLPFLIPLILLFFVLLIACMLPMIMFAGQECLTNTNDTYYAGSWSSYDGENDLYTYNGNTVTFPIPPGVKYSYTNSFGADRTHNNKSESHEGIDIFADRNTPALAVEDCKIDKIGWNGLGGWRILMTSLDNKRTYYYAHFENYSPSLQIYKDYNGAVANNTNIVVKAGEVIGYIGSSGSTSSFSKPGADTGTSPHIHFQMYIDGNLVNPYDFLKELESIQKSASSSGLKIRTYADIRYRNINTQKLQEWLDKKRNSKLSEEPYFSTIIGVAKDSDLNPFLMFAVVGQEQSYVPRTNPRAQKIANNPFNVTKPGSGIPGSWQTYNPGIETSAKGAAKTILRLSKNCPATEDVIKWINRDGHGYAEDKNWWKGVSKNFSNLEKNIGYFD